From one Gossypium hirsutum isolate 1008001.06 chromosome D08, Gossypium_hirsutum_v2.1, whole genome shotgun sequence genomic stretch:
- the LOC107936702 gene encoding probable LRR receptor-like serine/threonine-protein kinase At1g63430 isoform X1, translating into MRPYIYFLLLFLGYGVSLATCSFFPTNEVWALTTFKEAIYEDPHLVLSNWNALDADPCNWFGITCNPERQHVTKINITGSSLKGFLAPEIGQITNLLELTLHDNNLIGTIPKELGFLKSLKVLDLGMNQLTGPIPPELGNLSGVTKLNLQSNRLTGSLPAELGNLENLQELILDRNKLQGTVPAASNSAFSAKMHGMYASHSNLTGLCRSSRLKVVDVSYNYLVGSIPKCLTNLPNASFQGNCLRDKDVKQRPSTQCGAFPSKSHQVPKSKHRPTEDVPKHQKESKPTWLLALEIATGITVGSLFLVALRTAFHRCNSKPAIIIPWKKSASEKEQLAVYVDSELLKDVTKYSRQELEVACEDFSNIIGSSLDSLVYKGTMKGGPEIAVISLSIKEEHWTGYLELYFQREVADLARLNHDSVGKLLGYCREISPFTRMLVFEYASNGTLHEHLHYGEGSQLSWTRRMRIILGIARGLKYLHAELEPPFTISELNSSAVYLTEDFSPKLVDFESWKTIIARSEKNSGSIGSNGAMCLLPSSVENRHLDIQGNIHAFGILLLEIISGRPPFCKDRGSLIDWAKDYLELPDVMSHIVDPELKHFTYDDLKLICEIISLCIHPDISRRPSMQEISLMLESSIDTSVSIELKSSSLAWAELALSS; encoded by the exons ATGAGACCGTACATTTATTTCTTGCTTTTGTTTCTTGGCTATGGAGTTTCTTTAGCCACTTGCAGTTTTTTCCCTACTAATGAAG ttTGGGCTCTTACAACATTTAAAGAAGCTATATATGAAGACCCACATCTGGTTTTGTCAAACTGGAATGCTTTAGATGCTGATCCATGTAACTGGTTTGGGATTACTTGTAATCCAGAGAGGCAACATGTTACAAAGAT AAACATAACCGGTTCATCTTTgaagggatttcttgcaccagaAATAGGCCAAATTACCAACTTGCTAGAACT AACTTTACATGACAACAATCTGATTGGAACAATACCTAAAGAACTAGGCTTTTTGAAGTCCCTCAAAGTGTTGGATTTGGGGATGAATCAACTGACTGGTCCTATTCCTCCGGAGCTAGGGAATTTGTCCGGTGTGACGAAGCT AAACCTTCAGTCAAATCGGTTAACAGGGAGCCTGCCTGCTGAACTTGGGAATTTAGAGAATCTTCAGGAACTTATCCTCGATCGAAATAAGCTTCAAGGAACTGTTCCTGCTGCTAGCAATTCAGCATTTTCAGCCAAGATGCATGGAAT GTATGCCTCTCATTCAAACTTAACTGGACTTTGTCGCTCATCTCGGTTAAAAGTGGTGGATGTCTCCTACAATTATTTGGTTGGAAGCATACCTAAGTGTTTGACAAACCTTCCAAA CGCAAGCTTTCAAGGGAACTGTCTTCGGGACAAAGATGTTAAACAGCGTCCTAGCACACAATGTG GTGCTTTTCCATCCAAAAGTCACCAAGTGCCCAAAAGTAAGCATCGGCCTACTGAAGACGTTCCAAAGCATCAGAAAGAATCAAAACCTACCTGGCTCTTAGCTCTTGAAATCGCAACAGGAATCACGGTGGGTTCTCTCTTTCTTGTTGCCCTCCGTACTGCTTTCCATAGATGCAATAGCAAGCCTGCAATCATAATCCCTTGGAAGAAATCAGCGAGTGAGAAGGAACAGTTGGCAGTATATGTAG ATTCTGAGTTGTTGAAAGATGTGACTAAATATAGCAGACAAGAGCTTGAAGTAGCTTGTGAAGACTTCAGCAACATCATCGGTTCCTCTCTGGACAGTTTGGTCTACAAAGGCACCATGAAGGGTGGTCCTGAAATTGCTGTGATATCCCTCTCCATTAAAGAGGAGCACTGGACAGGCTACCTTGAGCTATATTTCCAGAGAGAG GTAGCAGATTTGGCAAGATTGAATCATGATAGTGTAGGGAAACTACTAGGATACTGTAGGGAGATCAGTCCATTTACAAGGATGCTTGTTTTTGAATATGCATCAAATGGAACACTTCACGAGCATTTGCATT ATGGAGAAGGATCCCAACTATCTTGGACAAGACGTATGAGAATTATTCTCGGCATTGCTCGAGGACTCAAGTATCTTCATGCAGAACTTGAGCCACCATTCACTATATCAGAGTTAAACTCTAGTGCTGTGTATCTTACAGAGGATTTTTCCCCCAAG TTGGTTGATTTTGAAAGTTGGAAGACTATTATTGCTAGATCAGAAAAGAACTCTGGTTCTATTGGCAGCAATGGAGCCATGTGTCTACTTCCCAGTTCTGTGGAGAATCGTCATCTTGATATCCAGGGAAACATACATGCTTTTGGCATACTTCTACTCGAGATAATCAGTGGTAGGCCTCCATTTTGCAAGGACAGGGGGTCTTTGATAGATTGG GCCAAGGACTATCTTGAACTACCGGATGTAATGTCTCATATTGTGGACCCTGAACTAAAGCATTTCACGTACGATGACCTCAAACTCATCTGCGAAATCATAAGCCTTTGCATTCATCCAGACATTTCGAGACGGCCATCCATGCAGGAAATAAGCCTCATGCTCGAGAGCAGCATTGACACGTCGGTATCTATTGAGCTCAAGTCATCTTCTTTGGCATGGGCTGAACTTGCTCTTTCATCATGA
- the LOC107936702 gene encoding probable LRR receptor-like serine/threonine-protein kinase At1g63430 isoform X2, producing the protein MNQLTGPIPPELGNLSGVTKLNLQSNRLTGSLPAELGNLENLQELILDRNKLQGTVPAASNSAFSAKMHGMYASHSNLTGLCRSSRLKVVDVSYNYLVGSIPKCLTNLPNASFQGNCLRDKDVKQRPSTQCGAFPSKSHQVPKSKHRPTEDVPKHQKESKPTWLLALEIATGITVGSLFLVALRTAFHRCNSKPAIIIPWKKSASEKEQLAVYVDSELLKDVTKYSRQELEVACEDFSNIIGSSLDSLVYKGTMKGGPEIAVISLSIKEEHWTGYLELYFQREVADLARLNHDSVGKLLGYCREISPFTRMLVFEYASNGTLHEHLHYGEGSQLSWTRRMRIILGIARGLKYLHAELEPPFTISELNSSAVYLTEDFSPKLVDFESWKTIIARSEKNSGSIGSNGAMCLLPSSVENRHLDIQGNIHAFGILLLEIISGRPPFCKDRGSLIDWAKDYLELPDVMSHIVDPELKHFTYDDLKLICEIISLCIHPDISRRPSMQEISLMLESSIDTSVSIELKSSSLAWAELALSS; encoded by the exons ATGAATCAACTGACTGGTCCTATTCCTCCGGAGCTAGGGAATTTGTCCGGTGTGACGAAGCT AAACCTTCAGTCAAATCGGTTAACAGGGAGCCTGCCTGCTGAACTTGGGAATTTAGAGAATCTTCAGGAACTTATCCTCGATCGAAATAAGCTTCAAGGAACTGTTCCTGCTGCTAGCAATTCAGCATTTTCAGCCAAGATGCATGGAAT GTATGCCTCTCATTCAAACTTAACTGGACTTTGTCGCTCATCTCGGTTAAAAGTGGTGGATGTCTCCTACAATTATTTGGTTGGAAGCATACCTAAGTGTTTGACAAACCTTCCAAA CGCAAGCTTTCAAGGGAACTGTCTTCGGGACAAAGATGTTAAACAGCGTCCTAGCACACAATGTG GTGCTTTTCCATCCAAAAGTCACCAAGTGCCCAAAAGTAAGCATCGGCCTACTGAAGACGTTCCAAAGCATCAGAAAGAATCAAAACCTACCTGGCTCTTAGCTCTTGAAATCGCAACAGGAATCACGGTGGGTTCTCTCTTTCTTGTTGCCCTCCGTACTGCTTTCCATAGATGCAATAGCAAGCCTGCAATCATAATCCCTTGGAAGAAATCAGCGAGTGAGAAGGAACAGTTGGCAGTATATGTAG ATTCTGAGTTGTTGAAAGATGTGACTAAATATAGCAGACAAGAGCTTGAAGTAGCTTGTGAAGACTTCAGCAACATCATCGGTTCCTCTCTGGACAGTTTGGTCTACAAAGGCACCATGAAGGGTGGTCCTGAAATTGCTGTGATATCCCTCTCCATTAAAGAGGAGCACTGGACAGGCTACCTTGAGCTATATTTCCAGAGAGAG GTAGCAGATTTGGCAAGATTGAATCATGATAGTGTAGGGAAACTACTAGGATACTGTAGGGAGATCAGTCCATTTACAAGGATGCTTGTTTTTGAATATGCATCAAATGGAACACTTCACGAGCATTTGCATT ATGGAGAAGGATCCCAACTATCTTGGACAAGACGTATGAGAATTATTCTCGGCATTGCTCGAGGACTCAAGTATCTTCATGCAGAACTTGAGCCACCATTCACTATATCAGAGTTAAACTCTAGTGCTGTGTATCTTACAGAGGATTTTTCCCCCAAG TTGGTTGATTTTGAAAGTTGGAAGACTATTATTGCTAGATCAGAAAAGAACTCTGGTTCTATTGGCAGCAATGGAGCCATGTGTCTACTTCCCAGTTCTGTGGAGAATCGTCATCTTGATATCCAGGGAAACATACATGCTTTTGGCATACTTCTACTCGAGATAATCAGTGGTAGGCCTCCATTTTGCAAGGACAGGGGGTCTTTGATAGATTGG GCCAAGGACTATCTTGAACTACCGGATGTAATGTCTCATATTGTGGACCCTGAACTAAAGCATTTCACGTACGATGACCTCAAACTCATCTGCGAAATCATAAGCCTTTGCATTCATCCAGACATTTCGAGACGGCCATCCATGCAGGAAATAAGCCTCATGCTCGAGAGCAGCATTGACACGTCGGTATCTATTGAGCTCAAGTCATCTTCTTTGGCATGGGCTGAACTTGCTCTTTCATCATGA